The Cryptococcus gattii WM276 chromosome B, complete sequence genome has a segment encoding these proteins:
- a CDS encoding Negative regulation of gluconeogenesis-related protein, putative (Similar to TIGR gene model, INSD accession AAW40713.1), which produces MAPAYPANPLLLEEPLVRTSYELLRRSHRSAQRQVEKDFNAINSGLQAILKSMDKGPVNDEGRVEIVKKVDQVTERANVLKRKLDDLQPSASRPTTLRARLDYLEQNFPGSTTSFKNTKPKRESNGAAASKADKEDAVSNDMQVDEENGIPLPPNDTDKSEPIPDSSTLDRYIVDYLIRKGRLNSATALATSQGIEALVDIKLFAELAKIENALVERHSCTEGLAWCGENRGTLKKTKNNLEFTLRLQEFIELCRKRDITTAIAYARKYLSGWASAHMPEFQKGMSLLAFGEKTGVAPYRKLYDQSRWEAVRDQFRETFLDLYAQPSQSLLALALSAGLASLRLPSCAQHVRPNKKASGDNKSVNPVVPLLPAVPPLHNLETTLFSPVSSTHLTAPLGGVPSSPTTDLHAHPEAVTGNIDCPTCDENMRVLAAEVPMSHHVNSTIVCRISGRVMDSENEPLAFPNGYVYSSKALAEMAKNNFDVVTCPRTRESCAFGRLRKVYIS; this is translated from the exons ATGGCTCCAGCATATCCGGCCAAtccacttcttcttgagGAACCTCTGGTGCGG ACATCATATGAGCTCCTCCGTCGAAGCCATAGATCTGCCCAAAGGCAAGTTGAGAAAGACTTTAATGCCATCAAT AGCGGTCTCCAAGCGATCCTCAAATCTATGGATAAAGGTCCCGTCAATgatgaaggaagagtgGAAATTGTGAAGAAGGTTGATCAGGTAACAGAGAGAGCGAATGTTCTAAAGCGAAAG CTTGATGACTTGCAGCCGTCAGCTTCTCGTCCCACTACCCTTCGGGCAAGGCTGGACTATCTGGAACAGAATTTTCCAGGATCAACAACCTCCTTCAAAAATACAAAGCCCAAAAGAGAGAGTAACGGGGCTGCAGCTTCCAAAGCTGATAAGGAAGATGCGGTCAGTAATGACATGCAAGTCGATGAGGAAAATGGTATTCCACTGCCCCCTAACGA CACCGACAAGTCTGAACCTATACCTGATTCGAGTACTCTAGACAGGTATATTGTTGATTACTTGATTAGGAAAGGACGATTGAATAGCGCAACCGCCTTAGCAACTAGTCAGGGTATTGAG GCGTTGGTGGACATCAAACTTTTTGCAGAACTAGCCAAGATCGAGAATGCCCTTGTTGAAAGACATTCATGTACCGAAGGTTTGGCATGGTGCGGTGAGAATCGAGGTACTCTCAAAAAGACAAAG AACAATCTCGAGTTCACACTCCGTCTTCAAGAGTTTATAGAGCTTTGTAGGAAGCGTGATATCACTACAGCTATCGCATATGCTCGGAAATACTTGTCTGGATGGGCATCCGCCCACATGCCGGAATTTCAAAAGGGGATGAGCCTGTTGGCCTTTGGTGAAAAAACTGGAGTTGCTCCTTATCGG AAACTATACGACCAATCCCGCTGGGAAGCTGTCCGTGATCAGTTCCGGGAAACATTTCTCGATTTATACGCGCAACCTTCTCAGTCTCTTCTAGCTCTTGCGTTATCAGCGGGGCTTGCTTCTCTTCGTCTACCGTCATGTGCACAACACGTCCGCCCCAATAAAAAGGCAAGTGGCGACAACAAGTCGGTAAATCCAGTTgtccctcttcttcctgcGGTCCCACCGTTACACAATCTTGAGACAACTCTTTTTTCACCGGTTTCGTCCACTCACCTAACGGCACCTCTTGGCGGAGTTCCTTCATCGCCAACAACCGACTTACATGCTCATCCTGAAGCGGTTACTGGCAATATCGACTGTCCCACATGCGACGAGAACATGAGGGTTCTCGCGGCTGAGGTTCCAATGAGCCATCATGTGAATTCTACGATTGTCTGCAGAATCAGCGGCCGGGTCATGGACAGCGAGAACGAGCCTTTGGCTTTCCCAAATGGCTACGTATATTCTTCAAAG GCACTTGCGGAGATGGCCAAAAACAATTTTGATGTCGTTACATGCCCTAGGACACGGGAGAGTTGTGCTTTTGGGAGGTTGAGAAAGGTGTATATCTCGTAA
- a CDS encoding Retrograde transport, endosome to Golgi-related protein, putative (Similar to TIGR gene model, INSD accession AAW40715.1), with the protein MVLVLVIGDLHIPNLVHDLPAKFKKLLVPGKIGQIICTGNVCDKETYDYLRTTAPEVHVVRGEFDENPHFPLSLIIQHQSLRIGVVHGQQVVPAGDPDMLAALARQMDVDVLISGGTHRFESFEFEGRFFVNPGSATGAWSGLWNGEVTPSFALMDIQGSVIVTYVYQLVDGEVKVDKVEYRKPDPASEVQSQPTRSEIATRW; encoded by the exons ATGGTCCTTGTTCTCGTAATTGGAGATCTTCATATCCCCAACCTCGTCCATGACCTTCCTGCAAAGTTTAAGAAGTTACTG GTCCCCGGAAAAATCGGTCAAATCATATGTACGGGGAATGTCTGCGACAAGGAGACTTATGACTATTTACGGACAACGGCCCCTGAAGTACACGTAGTAAGAGGGGAATTCGACGAG AACCCTCATTTCCCCCTATCCCTTATAATTCAGCATCAATCACTTCGTATAGGCGTAGTTCATGGACAACAGGTTGTACCTGCTGGGGACCCCGATATGCTCGCAGCTTTGGCAAGGCAGATGGATGTTGACGTTTTGATCAGCGGAGGGACACACCG GTTTGAGTCATTCGAATTCGAAGGTCGTTTCTTCGTTAACCCTGGGTCGGCAACTGGGGCCTGGAGCGGTCTCTGGAATGG CGAGGTAACGCCATCATTCGCCTTGATGGACATCCAAGGGTCCGTCATCGTCACTTATGTATATCAGCTCGTAGACGGAGAG GTCAAGGTCGACAAGGTCGAATACCGTAAACCTGATCCTGCATCAGAGGTTCAATCTCAACCCACGCGATCAGAAATTGCTACAAGGTGGTAG
- a CDS encoding Hypothetical Protein (Similar to TIGR gene model, INSD accession AAW40717.1), with the protein MSASAIPAYRHNSASPPVSSRKAVKASASASASSSRPPTRSSHDPYYGHEETAVLAARFISHLFQCPNIPAPSTPGAPTPALAHFVAYALHRTRLPSVVTFAALLLLQRLKRRYPAARGSSGHRLFISAFMIASKVICDDTYSNQSWGIVAQKMFTLKEINQMEREMCGYLEWNLNFGDREMLDFETDLRAVHGPKAMTRASSGSSGRPEIAFTDSPCKSYPTPETTPDPQVSSRPIRPVPSPYKSRFYSHVPPMAPAFPSPPPSPHHVHLSPQPPHLSSASSSLQSSPASDDCKTPSPITVMATARSIPSTKSFDMTKAFEASARTQDVSVVRRGDDAVTVW; encoded by the exons ATGTCCGCCTCTGCTATTCCGGCGTATCGCCACAACTCAGCATCTCCTCCTGTCTCCTCTCGCAAAGCTGTTAAAGCCTCTGCTAGTGCTTCGGCATCTTCGTCAAGACCACCTACTCGTTCATCTCATGATCCCTATTATGGTCATGAAGAAACTGCCGTTTTAGCCGCTCGATTC ATCTCACACCTTTTCCAATGTCCCAATATTCCTGCGCCATCTACTCCCGGTGCTCCCACACCCGCGCTGGCTCATTTTGTAGCCTATGCCTTACATCGAACCCGTCTCCCATCGGTCGTGACATTTGCGGCTCTACTTCTGCTTCAACGCCTGAAAAGACGATATCCTGCCGCTCGTGGATCATCAGGACATCGGCTGTTCATCTCAGCTTTCATGATTGCCTCTAAAGTCATCTGTGACGATACCTATTCCAACCAATCATGGGGCATTGTCGCTCAAAAGATGTTTACCCTAAAGGAAATCAATCagatggagagagaaaTGTGCGGGTATTTGGAATGGAATCTCAACTTCGGAGATAGGGAGATGCTCGACTTTGAGACGGATCTTCGGGCCGTGCACGGACCTAAGGCGATGACAAGGGCTAGCTCAGGCTCTTCAGGCAGGCCAGAGATCGCTTTCACAGACAGCCCTTGCAAATCATATCCTACTCCCGAGACCACCCCTGATCCCCAAGTGTCTTCAAGACCCATTCGACCAGTCCCATCACCGTACAAATCGCGCTTCTATTCTCATGTTCCGCCGATGGCCCCTGCATTTCCGTCACCTCCGCCTTCCCCCCACCATGtccatctctctcctcAACCGCCCCATTTAAGTTCAGCCAGCTCGTCTCTACAGTCATCACCAGCGTCTGATGATTGCAAAACTCCTTCTCCTATCACAGTGATGGCCACTGCACGGTCGATTCCTAGCACCAAATCGTTTGACATGACCAAAGCTTTCGAGGCGAGTGCTCGCACGCAAGACGTTAGTGTTGTGAGGCGCGGTGATGACGCTGTAACCGTTTGGTGA
- a CDS encoding Cleavage/polyadenylation specificity factor, putative (Similar to TIGR gene model, INSD accession AAW40719.1), whose product MAYQAYPAYQQALYYPPPPVQPTTDVFRRQYADRLRALTFNSRPIIQDLSMLAMAARDRNDWDGMQAVVEEIELAVLRALPQQKLPLLYLLDSISKNVGAPYTTRLLQPVVPRLYIKTYREVDGVTKTKMEEMIGLWRTGGPGGSELYGSHVREQVERELFGSAGIQNFKAPNRQQVQVLLNAALDNKRREVAMRPGDVVLGRQLNALLGIGELLSTTNVQPQELSMIVEQLKSMAPPSVAPTPTQISVTSSWGPSPSVNDLAPSNLPPFPPKLPAVNGNGYANAALPPFPSNVPTPLGTISTPPMTSSQTPVHGSQRSSTPVMASASLAPVPSIIPSMPSLPVDVARILQTLNKSGIGSQPQTPDVERGTPGPSTVPTTEAYEDMIVRLDIKLQSIDLNAPHKLSFAHLSHRCQQCGMRFPSANTAFDAHMDWHFRRNKKEREPGGRGAHRRWLPRVEQWINDAITLPTTAASTSQTEKATISAERLAQLRQKWVKVPQDSKKAASVCPVCKEAFKAEWSDSEEEWIWKNALAINGVFYHATCRAEQTSALKRLKAAEPNRRTSSSASPRTTPSNEGLKPEAQKRKVEGMDVEHEESAKRVKVEEIVDDI is encoded by the exons ATGGCCTATCAAGCCTATCCTGCCTATCAACAGGCCCTATATTACCCTCCACCTCCCGTTCAGCCTACAACTGATGTATTTCGGAGGCAGTATGCAGATAGATTGAGGGCGCTCACGTTCAACTCGAGGCCTATTATTCAAGATTTATCGATGTTAGCAATGGCGGCACGAGATCGCAATGATTGGGACGGAATGCAGGCTGTTGTGGAGGAAATAGAGTTGGCTGTCTTGAGA GCACTTCCCCAACAGAAGCTTCCTTTGCTTTATTTGCTTGATTCCATTTCCAAGAATGTTGGAGCCCCTTATACAACCCGTCTGCTTCAACCAGTCGTGCCTAGGCTATATATAAAGACGTATCGTGAGGTCGACGGCGTGACCAAGACAAAAATGGAAGAAATGATTGGTCTCTGGCGCACTGGAGGGCCTGGCGGTTCCGAGCTGTACGGTTCTCATGTCAGGGAACAGGTGGAAAGGGAATTATTTGGTTCAGCGGGCATTCAAAACTTCAAAGCTCCCAATCGACAACAAGTCCAGGTGCTTCTTAATGCAGCGTTGGACAATAAACGACGTGAAGTGGCGATGAGACCTGGTGATGTGGTTCTTGGTCGGCAGTTGAATGCATTGTTGGGTATTGGGGAGCTGCTTAGCACGACGAACGTACAGCCTCAGGAGCTGAGTATGATAGTAGAGCAGTTAAAGTCGATGGCGCCTCCATCGGTGGCTCCTACTCCGACTCAAATATCTGTCACATCTTCTTGGGGACCCTCTCCCTCTGTGAATGACTTGGCCCCCTCAAATCTCCCGCCCTTTCCTCCAAAACTTCCTGCTGTCAATGGCAATGGATATGCTAATGCTGCCTTACCACCGTTCCCTTCGAATGTACCAACACCACTCGGAACTATCTCCACACCTCCGATGACAAGCTCCCAAACTCCCGTTCATGGCAGCCAACGCTCGTCAACTCCGGTCATGGCATCTGCTTCTCTTGCTCCTGTACCCTCTATTATACCATCCATGCCAAGTCTTCCTGTTGATGTCGCCAGAATTCTTCAAACTTTGAACAAGTCGGGGATCGGTAGTCAACCGCAGACCCCGGATGTTGAAAGAGGGACACCAGGACCAAGTACGGTCCCTACAACCGAGGCTTACGAGGATATGATTGTGCGATTGGATATAAAGCTACAGTCAATTGATCTAAATGC TCCCCATAAATTGTCTTTTGCTCACCTTTCTCACCGTTGCCAGCAATGTGGTATGAGATTTCCTTCGGCCAATACTGCGTTTGATGCCCACATGGATTGGCATTTCAGGAGAAACAAGAAAGAGCGCGAGCCGGGGGGCAGAGGCGCCCATCGAAGGTGGCTTCCGCGGGTTGAG CAATGGATCAATGATGCTATCACTCTTCCAACTACCGCGGCATCAACAAGTCAAACTGAAAAGGCTACGATCTCAGCGGAACGGTTGGCGCAACTGCGACAAAAATGGGTGAAGGTGCCTCAAGACTCTAAAAAGGCCGCGTCGGTGTGCCCAGTGTGCAAAGAAGCTTTCAAAGCAGAATGGTCTGATAGTGAAGAGGAATGGATATGGAAAAACGCATTAGCCATCAATGGCGTC TTTTATCATGCAACTTGTCGAGCGGAGCAAACATCTGCTTTGAAACGTCTCAAAGCTGCCGAACCTAATAGACGCACATCTTCTAGTGCCAGTCCTAGGACGACACCTTCCAATGAAGGACTGAAGCCGGAGGCGCAAAAGAGAAAGGTTGAAGGCATGGATGTAGAACATGAAGAGAGCGCCAAAAGAGTTAAGGTAGAGGAGATTGTGGATGACATATAA
- a CDS encoding Hypothetical Protein (Similar to TIGR gene model, INSD accession AAW40721.1), with product MRIPFFAASFSFALLPFATARSPQQHLQVYLYPAPQSSPTYQQSTPPTLSYTQAKAVIDHHLRQDSSAFDEVPEDESMWAHLLGLWDSRETSKARIVVVDGVEAQDILPSSLPSKPSFYLDDNVHSQHLLAPYVYRAKETFKFISDALPALSKPIKDMFDLAGTKAAEILFQELSCLSALADSLPWADRANEHPWDAVAITGLKDTQRGSDLWETGRKTVQAGLESMTGSDSPPLLLIIRPSSSKVLLPRAVMTSSLQGRRSLASQTCYSSDEACSEATNCNDRGKCAIKSAEGDLECWTCKCRNGYTGEECQKEDYSTSFIILIFSTVLLLALTGGSIALLSTIGETKLPSTLNLAVSGSIKHD from the exons ATGCGCATCCCATTCTTCGCGGCTTCCTTCAGCTTTgctctccttcccttcGCCACCGCTCGTTCACCCCAACAGCATCTTCAAGTCTATCTCTACCCTGCTCCTCAGTCCTCCCCCACATATCAACAGTCGACACCTCCAACATTATCCTATACACAAGCCAAGGCTGTTATTGATCATCATCTAAGGCAGGATTCTTCTGCTTTCGACGAGGTTCCCGAAGATGAGAGCATGTGGGCGCATCTGTTGGGATTATGGGATTCAAGAGAGACTAGCAAGGCCAGAATTGTTGTCGTGGATGGTGTAGAAGCTCAAG ATATTTTGCCCTCATCTTTACCTTCAAAACCGTCGTTCTACCTCGACGACAATGTTCACTCTCAGCATCTCCTTGCGCCTTACGTCTATAGGGCCAAGGAGACTTTCAAATTCATCAGTGATGCTCTTCCTGCCCTTTCTAAGCCAATCAAGGATATGTTTGATCTTGCTGGTACCA AAGCTGCCGAGATCCTCTTTCAAGAGCTTTCTTGTCTTAGCGCCCTGGCAGACTCCCTTCCCTGGGCTGATCGTGCAAACGAACATCCTTGGGATGCCGTCGCCATCACGGGCCTCAAAGACACGCAGAGAGGCTCTGACTTGTGGGAGACTGGAAGGAAGACTGTACAGGCTGGGCTTGAGTCT ATGACCGGTTCTGACTCTCCTCCACTCCTGCTTATTATTCGCCCCTCTTCATCGAAAGTCTTATTGCCTCGAGCCGTTATGACTAGCTCTTTGCAAGGACGACGATCTCTGGCATCACAGACTTGCTACTCGTCCGATGAGGCTTGCTCTGAAGCTACCAACTGCAATGACAGGGGGAAATGCGCTATCAAATCTGCTGAGGGTGATTTGGAATGTTGGACATGCAAGTGCAGAAACGGCTACACGGGTGAAGAGTGTCAGAAGGAGGACTATTCCAC CTCGTTCATCATCTTGATTTTCTCTACCGTTCTTTTGCTCGCTCTGACAGGGGGCAGCATTGCTCTCCTCTCTACTATTGGGGAAACAAAACTTCCATCAACTCTCAATCTCGCTGTCAGCGGTAGTATAAAACATGATTAG
- a CDS encoding uncharacterized protein (Similar to TIGR gene model, INSD accession AAW40722.1) encodes MSSTQDEAILRNARETIDSLYDLSQLLQTGLDKSTLSICVGMIEQGANPDTLAAVIKELRAENEALNSQGIA; translated from the exons ATGTCATCCACCCAGGATGAGGCCATACTGCGGAATGCAAGGGAAACCATAGACT CTTTATATGACCTTTCCCAGTTGCTTCAAACCG GGCTGGACAAGAGCACTCTCTCAATCTGCGTCGGCATGATAGAACAAGGCGCCAACCCCGATACCCTGGCT GCTGTCATCAAAGAGTTACGAGCGGAGAATGAAGCTCTAAACTCTCAAGGCATTGCTTAG
- a CDS encoding Hypothetical protein (Similar to TIGR gene model, INSD accession AAW40723.1; CNA01760) translates to MRKRRTTPRSNASRNSSISKQLAATLPDKQTESARKIQAISVEEQEPPVEQLSDSSSILVCNSGNHLPWQAPPKPSVSKAHSTFAASNSKVTTVLPHIVFNDLWIDILSFFAQVYLTLYEMTLGIGKWWAGTEIEDSHKGKERKVKEIKARRRRRRVESSSNSSDSATGRFFPGMVNLSGTLCYMNSVLQSVASIPSLIIHLENVIDLAVEVDIPTHVTDALLDVIRDLNTPNKSPPPALRPHDLLTALYPLPAIRRLLGTHEQQDAHELFLVLAEAVSDEVVKVAAEVAKVRGIGEIISLQGYLSGKDDESGQHIKAGDVEGAKKRQRIRGVAQPWEGLLARRRVCQRCGWSEAIRMDTLGGIELPVPLHGNTTLDACIMEYLAPEILSDVTCEMCSLKLTLDHYTLEVERLLGTSSKGTPTEENGSGDGNQVSASRKKRAREVRRAEARLREMVNSNTVSDFGEPNLTPLPSSGLTAQIPVKWLTVKTASTRQCAIVRPPPSLQLHFIRSEFTMYGTVQKKTANVSFPLLLDLTRFVSDGVWEERSGIKYMLASVSTEKTIPPRTGQKVIYQLESAILHYGFTHSSGHFVSIRRKPSPPLTAEEKSFRPLKVAKNCPDGCKCEDCVYFGQVRDLEKTKVPGRGWLRISDADVEEVGEEALHEARGAVVMLFYERVMEYSAKTVAVSDERLKGKGGGQGVGEVVEDNIGHPLI, encoded by the exons ATGAGGAAACGACGCACAACTCCCAGATCAAACGCATCAAGAAACTCCAGCATCAGCAAGCAGCTTGCCGCTACACTGCCTGACAAGCAAACTGAGTCCGCAAGGAAGATACAAGCCATCAGCGTCGAGGAACAAGAACCACCAGTGGAGCAATTAAGCGACAGCAGCTCCATTCTTGTCTGCAACAGCGGAAACCATTTACCTTGGCAAGCACCACCTAAACCCTCTGTCTCAAAGGCACATTCGACATTTGCAGCTTCAAATAGCAAGGTCACCACTGTCCTTCCGCATATCGTGTTCAATGATCTCTGGATAGATATCCTATCATTTTTTGCTCAAGTTTATCTCACATTATACGAAATGACTCTTGGAATTGGAAAGTGGTGGGCTGGCACTGAGATAGAAGATAGCCATAAGGgcaaagagagaaaggtAAAGGAGATCAAGGCCAGGAGGCGTAGAAGAAGGGTTGAGTCGTCGAGCAATAGTTCTG ATTCGGCGACTGGCCGATTCTTCCCCGGCATGGTAAATTTAAGTGGGACGTTGTGTTATATGAACTCTGTCCTTCAA TCTGTTGCTTCCATACCCTCACTCATCATTCACCTCGAAAATGTTATTGATTTGGCGGTAGAAGTAGACATACCGACGCATGTCACAGATGCTCTTCTCGACGTTATTCGGGACCTCAACACTCCCAATAAAAGTCCCCCTCCTGCTCTTCGACCACACGACCTTCTTACTGCCCTAtatcctcttcctgctATTCGACGACTATTGGGTACTCATGAGCAGCAAGACGCCCATGAACTATTTCTGGTGCTTGCTGAGGCGGTCTCAGACGAAGTTGTTAAGGTTGCTGCAGAGGTCGCCAAAGTGCGAGGCATAGGGGAGATTATCTCATTACAGGGATACTTGTCCGGCAAAGATGATGAAAGTGGCCAACATATCAAAGCGGGTGACGTGGAGGGAGCCaaaaaaaggcaaagaatAAGAGGTGTGGCTCAACCATGGGAGGGTTTGTTggcgagaagaagagtgtGTCAACGTTGTGGTTGGAGTGAGGCTATTAGGATGGACACTCTAGGAGGGATTGAATTGCCCGTACCGTTGCAT GGCAATACCACACTCGACGCTTGTATAATGGAATATCTCGCGCCCGAAATACTTTCAGATGTCACATGCGAAATGTGCTCTCTCAAGCTCACACTGGATCATTACACACTCGAAGTTGAACGATTGTTGGGCACCTCCTCTAAAGGGACTCCTACGGAGGAGAATGGGTCCGGTGATGGCAATCAAGTCAGTGCTAGTCGGAAAAAAAGAGCTCGCGAAGTTCGTCGCGCAGAAGCCAGATTACGAGAAATGGTCAATTCCAACACAGTTAGCGATTTTGGCGAACCTAATCTAACGCCCTTACCATCGTCTGGCTTGACTGCACAAATACCGGTCAAATGGCTTACGGTCAAAACAGCATCCACTCGACAATGTGCTATAGTTCGTCCCCCCCCATCTCTCCAACTACATTTCATCCGCTCGGAATTCACCATGTATGGAACGGTGCAAAAAAAAACCGCGAATGTCTCATTTCCATTGTTATTAGATCTCACAAGATTTGTCTCGGACGGTGTgtgggaagagagaagCGGGATAAAATATATGCTCGCATCAGTCTCAACCGAAAAAACGATCCCACCGAGAACAGGACAAAAGGTAATATATCAACTCGAATCTGCGATTCTTCACTACGGGTTTACTCATTCTTCTGGTCATTTCGTCAGTATTCGGCGGAAACCCTCCCCGCCTTTGACCGCAGAGGAAAAGTCATTCCGACCCTTGAAAGTTGCAAAAAATTGTCCTGATGGGTGTAAATGCGAGGACTGTGTTTACTTTGGGCAGGTGAGGGATTTGGAAAAGACCAAAGTACCAGGGAGAGGATGGCTGCGGATTAGCGATGCAGATGTAGAAGAGGTCGGCGAAGAGGCGCTTCATGAAGCTAGAGGGGCCGTCGTCATGCTTTTCTATGAGCGTGTCATGGAATACTCAGCAAAAACAGTAGCCGTGTCAGATGAGCGACTTAAGGGGAAAGGTGGTGGACAAGGCGTTGGAGAGGTTGTTGAAGATAATATTGGACATCCTTTAATATAA
- a CDS encoding Endoplasmic reticulum protein, putative (Similar to TIGR gene model, INSD accession AAW40724.1), giving the protein MSLIKLDYTVSQSKSPSIPNPPGYLAPFTTKQSASASSKHVQANDEALAKQARKSTELRMKRAWDLALSPAKSLPMQAIMLYFSGSGIQIFSLGMIFMLLTQPISAVLNIFQAFEPFRPTPSAMPRKGVKVAAEESPYAPLIGPMVIYVACQGLVLALGLYKCSSMGILPTGSGDWLHFETRSNPPEWSAIRSRLLG; this is encoded by the exons ATGTCACTTATCAAGCTAGACTACACCGTCTCCCAATCCAA GTCCCCTTCCATACCCAACCCGCCAGGGTATCTGGCCCCTTTCACAACCAAGCAATCAGCCTCTGCTTCGTCCAAG CATGTCCAAGCAAATGACGAGGCACTCGCAAAGCAAGCTCGAAAATCCACCGAACTAAGAATGAAGAGGGCATGGGATCTGGCCTTATC GCCCGCTAAGTCTCTCCCAATGCAGGCTATCATGCTGTACTTCTCAGGCTCGGGAATTCAGATCTTCTCTCTCGGAATGATTTTCATGCTCTTAACCCAGCCAATTTCCGCCGTACTCAACATTTTCCAAG CTTTCGAACCTTTTAGACCAACCCCTTCGGCGATGCCTCGAAAGGGAGTTAAGGTCGCTGCGGAAGAATCACCGTACGCACCTTTAATAGGGCCTATGGTGATATATGTGGCTTGTCAAGGCCTGGT CCTGGCGCTAGGACTATATAAGTGCTCATCCATGGGCATCTTGCCGACGGGCTCAGGTGATTGGCTGCATTTTGAAACACGGTCAAAT CCTCCCGAATGGTCTGCCATCAGGTCACGATTGCTTGGTTAA
- a CDS encoding Hypothetical protein (Similar to TIGR gene model, INSD accession AAW40725.1; CNA01780), protein MHRFASAIATLLILGFSQAQELSCPSSKVNIDPCLSPSPGGLFVFRERFEPDVGGDFGSWSIDGLEILTCDTQQPQNGTAYAPTYSHEEIGSFCLKSILFSEENSFANAEKAWAQSEVGEGVEEVWERAWNKAGRFISTFHTKCYKDAQRGNGITPSEDISYSLAELTSALTMGGDFPVVICDNATLSTILWPLLVRGSFAMGTFESTSMLQRESNCPKDGIM, encoded by the exons ATGCACCGCTTCGCCTCAGCAATCGCAACTCTCCTAATTCTGGGGTTCTCTCAAGCTCAAGAGCTCTCATGCCCGTCGTCCAAAGTCAACATCGACCCATGCCTCAGCCCTTCACCTGGCGGTCTCTTCGTATTTCGAGAACGCTTCGAGCCTGATGTGGGAGGTGACTTCGGCAGCTGGAGTATAGATGGACTTGAGATTTTGAC CTGTGATACGCAACAACCGCAAAATGGCACCGCTTACGCTCCCACATATAGTCATGAAGAAATCGGGTCTTTCTGTCTCAAATCCATCTTATTTTCCGAGGAAAACTCGTTTGCAAATGCTGAGAAAGCATGGGCTCAGAGCGAGGTGGGAGAAGGCGTTGAAGAAGTTTGGGAACGGGCA TGGAACAAAGCAGGAAGATTTATATCCACTTTTCATACGAAATGCTACAAGGATGCTCAAAGGGGCAATGGT ATCACTCCTTCCGAGGACATAAGTTACTCCTTGGCAGAGCTTACAAGCGCACTAACCATGGGGGGGGATTTCCCGGTA GTCATCTGTGACAACGCCACACTTTCCACTATACTGTGGCCTTTACTTGTCCGAGGCTCCTTTGCCATGGGTACTTTTGAATCTACCTCGATGTTGCAGCGTGAATCAAATTGTCCTAAAGATGGAATCATGTGA